Proteins encoded in a region of the Paucibacter sediminis genome:
- a CDS encoding sensor domain-containing protein → MPDRLDAPDLLQLTTHIVEQWVVPTFMVGIDGRLLAWNRACEILTGMPAAQAMGGAYRQAFFGVDRPCLAELLAQGRSAEIARLFPRHRELPGPSAGVHAECWMEMPLRGMERYLAIDASPLRDPAGQLLAVLESLHDTTEHERANARFRRLFESSPDPVWIIEGNRFVDCNDAAVAMLGYRSRHELLNTHPSQLSPSHQPDGEGSFEKAERMMAIAVEQGLHRFHWVHQRADGTPFDAEVTLARIELEGQAAIYCTWRDISDRKRAEDALRLYATVFQHSGEALLITDADNRIVTANAALTRDSGYTLDEIRGRNPSLFASGLTPRENYAELWQALAEQGYWQGELWDKRKNGSVFAKWAVITAVRDPQGRVRNYIASYTDMSQRREAEARIDYLAHHDPLTGLFNRHSLEHRLEQALHTARRDATAVATVFLDIDRFKLVNDTLGHLVGDLLLSEVARRLSSTLRESDVVARLGGDEFVIALTGLSRSADAVPVVQKLHLLLSEPYHLAERVLGVTASLGVSLFPDDGQDVQALMKQADVALYHAKEMGRNNYQFFTAAMTLRATERLELEHDLRHALRLSQFELHYQPQYRLADGSLCGMEALLRWRHPVRGLVPPLAFIGVAEESGLIESLGGWVIEEACRQLAAWRACGQGPPCVAVNVSVQQLRSDKLLEHVRAALQRHGLEGEALELEVTESAAMSKPEEAIERLRALRALGLRLALDDFGTGYSSLTYLKLLPIQTLKLDRSFVHDLETNDNSAAICAATLALAHTLGYAVVGEGVETAAQQEFLRRHGCDMMQGYLLGRPMPAAHWDALWSARS, encoded by the coding sequence ATGCCAGATCGACTCGATGCGCCAGACCTGCTGCAACTGACGACCCACATCGTCGAGCAATGGGTGGTGCCCACCTTCATGGTGGGCATCGACGGGCGCCTGCTGGCCTGGAACCGGGCCTGCGAGATCCTCACCGGCATGCCGGCGGCCCAGGCCATGGGCGGCGCGTATCGACAAGCCTTCTTCGGCGTGGATCGGCCCTGCCTGGCGGAGCTGCTGGCGCAGGGGCGCAGCGCCGAGATCGCGCGGCTGTTCCCGCGCCATCGCGAGCTGCCCGGGCCCAGCGCTGGCGTGCATGCCGAATGCTGGATGGAAATGCCCTTGCGCGGCATGGAGCGCTATCTGGCCATCGACGCCAGCCCCTTGCGTGACCCGGCGGGGCAGCTGTTGGCGGTGCTGGAGTCCCTGCACGACACGACCGAGCACGAGCGCGCCAATGCGCGCTTCCGGCGCCTGTTCGAATCCTCGCCCGATCCGGTCTGGATCATCGAAGGCAATCGCTTCGTGGACTGCAACGACGCGGCGGTCGCGATGCTGGGCTACCGCAGCCGCCACGAGTTGCTCAACACCCATCCCTCGCAGCTCTCGCCCAGCCACCAGCCCGATGGCGAGGGCTCGTTCGAGAAGGCCGAGCGCATGATGGCGATCGCCGTGGAGCAGGGCTTGCACCGCTTCCACTGGGTGCACCAGCGCGCCGACGGCACGCCCTTCGATGCCGAGGTGACGCTGGCGCGCATCGAGCTGGAGGGCCAGGCGGCGATCTACTGCACCTGGCGCGACATCTCCGACCGCAAGCGGGCCGAGGACGCGCTGCGCCTGTATGCCACCGTGTTCCAGCACAGCGGCGAGGCGCTGCTGATCACCGACGCCGACAACCGCATCGTCACCGCCAATGCCGCGCTCACGCGCGACAGCGGCTACACGCTGGACGAGATCCGCGGCCGCAATCCGAGTCTGTTTGCCTCCGGCCTGACGCCGCGCGAGAACTATGCGGAACTGTGGCAGGCGCTGGCCGAGCAGGGCTACTGGCAGGGCGAGCTGTGGGACAAGCGCAAGAACGGCAGCGTGTTCGCCAAATGGGCCGTCATCACCGCGGTGCGCGATCCGCAAGGGCGGGTGCGCAACTACATCGCCTCCTACACGGACATGAGCCAGCGCCGCGAAGCCGAGGCGCGCATCGACTATCTCGCGCATCACGACCCGCTCACCGGCCTGTTCAACCGCCACAGCCTCGAACACCGGCTCGAGCAGGCGCTGCATACGGCCAGGCGCGACGCCACGGCGGTGGCGACGGTCTTTCTGGACATCGACCGCTTCAAGCTGGTGAACGACACGCTGGGCCACCTGGTCGGCGATCTGCTGCTGAGCGAGGTGGCCAGGCGCCTGAGCTCAACCCTGCGCGAGAGCGACGTGGTGGCGCGCCTGGGCGGCGATGAATTCGTGATCGCCCTGACCGGCTTGAGCCGCAGCGCGGATGCGGTGCCGGTGGTGCAGAAGCTGCATCTGCTGCTGAGCGAGCCCTACCACCTGGCCGAGCGGGTGCTGGGCGTGACCGCCAGCCTGGGCGTGAGCCTGTTTCCGGACGACGGCCAGGACGTCCAGGCGCTCATGAAGCAGGCCGATGTGGCCCTCTATCACGCCAAGGAGATGGGGCGCAACAACTACCAGTTCTTCACCGCGGCGATGACCTTGCGCGCCACCGAGAGGCTGGAGCTGGAGCACGATCTGCGCCATGCCCTGAGGCTCAGCCAGTTCGAACTGCACTACCAGCCCCAATATCGGCTGGCCGATGGCAGCTTGTGTGGCATGGAGGCCTTGCTGCGCTGGCGCCATCCGGTGCGCGGCCTGGTGCCGCCGCTGGCCTTCATCGGCGTGGCCGAGGAGTCCGGCCTGATCGAGTCGCTGGGTGGATGGGTGATCGAAGAGGCCTGCCGTCAGCTGGCGGCCTGGCGCGCCTGCGGCCAGGGGCCGCCATGCGTGGCGGTCAATGTGTCGGTGCAGCAGCTGCGCTCGGACAAGCTGCTGGAGCATGTGCGCGCCGCCCTGCAGCGCCATGGCCTGGAGGGCGAGGCGCTGGAACTGGAGGTGACCGAGTCGGCCGCGATGAGCAAGCCCGAGGAGGCGATCGAACGGCTGCGGGCCTTGCGCGCGCTGGGTCTGCGCCTGGCGCTGGACGACTTCGGCACGGGCTACTCATCGCTGACCTATCTGAAGCTGCTGCCTATCCAGACGCTCAAGCTCGATCGCAGCTTCGTGCACGACCTCGAGACCAATGACAACAGCGCCGCCATCTGCGCCGCCACCCTGGCGCTGGCGCATACCCTGGGTTACGCCGTGGTGGGCGAGGGCGTCGAGACCGCGGCGCAGCAGGAGTTCCTACGCCGCCATGGCTGCGACATGATGCAGGGCTATCTGCTGGGCCGCCCCATGCCGGCGGCGCATTGGGATGCGCTGTGGTCGGCGCGCAGCTAG
- a CDS encoding group I truncated hemoglobin — MKHHLSIAALALALHCLQAGAQAPRDELYQALGGKAGITRLNADFVPRLFNDARIKHIFKDANPNNLVEQLTDQICAASGGPCKYEGGAMKAVHADLGITHAHFNALVEDLQAAMDAAGIPFATQNRLLALLAPMHRDIVTR, encoded by the coding sequence ATGAAGCATCACCTCAGCATCGCCGCCCTGGCCCTCGCCCTCCACTGCCTGCAGGCCGGCGCACAAGCCCCCAGGGACGAGCTCTACCAGGCGCTGGGCGGCAAGGCCGGCATCACGCGCCTGAACGCCGACTTCGTGCCGCGCCTGTTCAATGACGCGCGCATCAAGCACATCTTCAAGGACGCCAATCCCAACAACCTGGTCGAACAGCTCACCGACCAGATCTGCGCCGCCAGCGGCGGCCCGTGCAAATACGAGGGCGGCGCGATGAAGGCCGTGCATGCGGACCTGGGCATCACGCACGCCCATTTCAATGCCCTGGTGGAGGATCTGCAGGCGGCGATGGACGCGGCCGGCATTCCCTTCGCCACGCAGAACCGCCTGCTGGCCCTGCTGGCGCCGATGCACCGCGACATCGTCACGCGCTGA
- a CDS encoding cytochrome c, with translation MRPAMTFSALALLTLAAQAQPALERGKYLMEGIVACGNCHLARGPQGQPLFEKGLSGGLPFDEPVFMAYAANITPDKVTGIGNWTDAQLGKAIREGMRPDGRLIGPPMPIEYYRHLSDADLAAIIAYLRAQPAVRNAVPKSSYKMPLPPNYGPPLQSVQAPPRSEQLKYGEYLANIGHCMDCHTARDERGMPVPGRVGAGGMEFKGPWGISVSRNLTSHESGLKSWSDAQIARAIREGVDRQGQPYKPPMAYPFYKNINDADMAALISYLRSLAPVANGGKT, from the coding sequence ATGCGCCCAGCCATGACCTTCAGCGCGCTCGCGCTCTTGACCCTGGCCGCCCAGGCCCAGCCCGCGCTGGAGCGCGGCAAATACCTGATGGAGGGCATCGTCGCCTGTGGCAACTGCCACCTCGCACGCGGGCCGCAGGGCCAGCCGCTGTTCGAGAAGGGGCTCTCGGGTGGCCTGCCCTTCGACGAGCCGGTGTTCATGGCCTATGCCGCCAACATCACGCCCGACAAGGTCACCGGCATCGGCAACTGGACCGATGCCCAGCTCGGCAAGGCGATACGCGAGGGCATGCGCCCGGACGGCCGCCTGATCGGCCCGCCGATGCCGATCGAGTACTACCGCCATCTCTCGGATGCCGACCTCGCCGCCATCATTGCCTATCTGCGTGCGCAGCCGGCGGTGCGCAATGCGGTGCCCAAGTCCAGCTACAAGATGCCGTTGCCGCCCAACTATGGCCCGCCGCTGCAGAGCGTGCAGGCGCCGCCCAGGAGCGAGCAGCTCAAGTACGGCGAGTACCTGGCCAATATCGGCCATTGCATGGACTGCCACACCGCGCGCGACGAGCGCGGCATGCCGGTGCCAGGCAGAGTCGGTGCCGGCGGCATGGAGTTCAAGGGGCCCTGGGGCATCAGCGTGTCACGCAACCTGACCTCGCATGAGAGCGGCCTCAAGAGCTGGAGCGACGCGCAGATCGCCAGGGCGATACGCGAGGGCGTGGACCGCCAGGGCCAGCCCTACAAGCCGCCGATGGCGTACCCCTTCTACAAGAACATCAACGATGCCGACATGGCGGCGCTGATCAGCTACCTACGCTCACTGGCGCCGGTGGCCAACGGAGGCAAGACCTAG
- a CDS encoding SPFH domain-containing protein, which translates to MFIIEWLGSGPLYYTLLGLAGLGALALLAFALGMVRYIPNERIGVVEKLWSLRGSVQAGLLAMQGEAGFQPALRRGGFHFFPPLQYRVHIHPMVSVTQGKLGYVFARDGIDLPAGQTLASNAQVSDFLDVRGFLAGGGQKGPQRKILREGTHIINPALFVVMTEESTYALNMDAQERAYYERMRELLDERAGFSPVVIKESRGAHESDQLAIVTVQDGPALARDELLAPDVGDAHNSFQEPERFLEAGGRRGRQERVLVEGTYYINRLFATVEFIAKTIIPVGFVGVVVSYTGRKGEDTSGSEYSHGELVEGGCRGVWRDPLMPGKYAFNTYAGKIELVPTTNFVLMWQSGESGSSFDSNLREITLITKDAFEPQLPLSVVVHIDYRKAPMVVQRFGNVKQLVEQTLDPMVSSYFKNVSQTRTFIELIQSRSELQTNASHDMRERFLAYSLEFQEVLIGTPKPQAGDHKIESIMAQLRDRQIAREQVETFAQKEIAANKQRELNEAEKRAEKQAELTASLVDISIKENHGSANVKAAEKKRQEIEALAQADRFRQEAEGQGRAAAIRSVGEAEGAAIQAKSDALQGEGADKQLMQTVMLRLAEAFETAKVPLVPQIQLGGGADANAFSTLLGLMGALKARELGSE; encoded by the coding sequence ATGTTCATCATCGAATGGCTGGGCTCCGGCCCGCTTTACTACACCCTGCTTGGCCTGGCCGGCCTGGGCGCGCTGGCGCTGCTGGCCTTTGCCCTGGGCATGGTGCGCTACATCCCCAATGAACGCATCGGCGTGGTTGAAAAACTCTGGAGCCTGCGCGGCTCGGTGCAGGCCGGCCTCTTGGCCATGCAGGGCGAGGCCGGCTTCCAGCCGGCGCTGCGCCGCGGCGGCTTCCACTTCTTCCCGCCGCTGCAATACCGTGTGCACATCCACCCCATGGTGTCGGTGACCCAGGGCAAGCTGGGCTATGTGTTTGCGCGCGACGGCATCGACCTGCCGGCCGGCCAGACCCTGGCCAGCAATGCCCAGGTGAGCGACTTCCTCGATGTGCGCGGCTTCCTCGCCGGTGGCGGCCAGAAGGGCCCGCAGCGCAAGATCCTGCGCGAGGGCACCCACATCATCAACCCGGCCCTGTTCGTGGTGATGACGGAGGAAAGCACTTACGCGCTGAACATGGACGCGCAGGAGCGCGCCTATTACGAGCGCATGCGCGAGCTGCTGGACGAACGCGCCGGCTTCAGCCCGGTGGTGATCAAGGAAAGCCGCGGCGCGCATGAGAGCGACCAGCTCGCCATCGTGACCGTGCAGGACGGCCCGGCGCTGGCGCGCGACGAACTGCTGGCCCCCGATGTGGGCGACGCCCACAACAGCTTCCAGGAGCCCGAGCGCTTTCTCGAGGCAGGCGGCCGGCGCGGCCGCCAGGAGCGCGTGCTGGTGGAAGGCACCTACTACATCAACCGCTTGTTCGCGACGGTGGAGTTCATCGCCAAGACCATCATTCCGGTTGGCTTTGTGGGCGTGGTGGTGTCCTACACCGGCCGCAAGGGCGAGGACACCTCGGGCAGCGAGTACAGCCATGGCGAGCTGGTGGAGGGCGGCTGCCGCGGTGTCTGGCGCGACCCGCTGATGCCGGGCAAGTACGCCTTCAACACCTATGCCGGCAAGATCGAGCTGGTGCCCACCACCAACTTCGTGCTGATGTGGCAATCGGGCGAGAGCGGCTCCAGCTTCGACTCGAATCTGCGCGAGATCACCCTCATCACCAAGGACGCCTTCGAGCCCCAGCTGCCGCTCTCGGTGGTGGTGCATATCGACTACCGCAAGGCGCCCATGGTGGTGCAGCGCTTCGGCAATGTGAAGCAGCTGGTGGAGCAGACGCTGGACCCGATGGTGTCGAGCTACTTCAAGAACGTCTCGCAGACGCGCACCTTCATCGAGCTGATCCAGTCGCGCAGCGAGCTGCAGACGAATGCCTCGCACGATATGCGCGAGCGCTTCCTGGCCTACTCGCTGGAGTTCCAGGAGGTGCTGATCGGCACGCCCAAGCCGCAGGCGGGCGACCACAAGATCGAGAGCATCATGGCCCAGCTGCGCGACCGCCAGATCGCGCGCGAGCAGGTCGAGACCTTCGCGCAAAAGGAGATCGCCGCCAACAAGCAGCGCGAGCTCAACGAGGCCGAGAAGCGCGCCGAGAAGCAGGCCGAGCTGACCGCCTCGCTGGTGGACATCTCGATCAAGGAGAACCACGGCTCGGCCAACGTCAAGGCCGCGGAAAAGAAGCGTCAGGAGATCGAGGCGCTGGCGCAGGCCGACCGCTTCCGCCAGGAGGCCGAGGGCCAGGGCCGCGCCGCCGCGATCCGCAGCGTGGGTGAGGCCGAGGGCGCGGCCATCCAGGCCAAATCGGATGCCCTGCAGGGCGAGGGCGCCGACAAGCAGCTGATGCAGACGGTGATGCTGCGCCTGGCCGAGGCCTTCGAGACCGCGAAGGTACCGCTGGTGCCGCAGATCCAGCTGGGTGGCGGCGCCGACGCGAATGCCTTCTCGACCCTGCTGGGCCTGATGGGCGCGCTGAAGGCGCGCGAGCTTGGCAGCGAGTGA
- a CDS encoding DUF3034 family protein codes for MCLPSRPRRAIASLLLALPLLCAAQGKLLLTGGVSTIEGAAGGGLTPWAVTGSYASGGEVGGSAYLSRVSSQDYSLNSFGVLVSLHDRAEFSLARQDFNTGPAGTALGLPGLHLKQTIAGAKLRVAGDAVLDSDRAMPQIALGLQAKRLDAGGLEATLKSLGAKTHGLDLYVSATKLLLAQSTLVNLTLRASKANQTGLLGFGGTASSSLSLCPEVSVAYLISKHLALGAEYRVKPDKLNPSALGAALKEDDWWDLFVAWAPNKRVSITAAYVDLGRIVPGIVSRRQNGAYLSAQLAF; via the coding sequence ATGTGCCTGCCCTCCCGCCCGCGCCGCGCCATCGCCAGCCTCTTGCTGGCCCTGCCCCTGCTCTGCGCCGCCCAGGGCAAGCTGCTGCTGACCGGCGGCGTCTCCACCATCGAGGGCGCGGCCGGCGGCGGGCTCACGCCCTGGGCCGTCACCGGCAGCTATGCCAGCGGCGGCGAGGTGGGCGGCAGCGCCTACCTGAGCCGCGTGAGCAGCCAGGACTACAGCCTCAACAGCTTCGGTGTGCTCGTGAGCCTGCATGACCGCGCCGAGTTCTCGCTGGCGCGCCAGGATTTCAACACCGGCCCCGCCGGCACCGCCCTGGGCCTGCCCGGCCTGCACCTGAAGCAGACCATCGCCGGCGCCAAGCTGCGCGTGGCCGGCGATGCGGTGCTGGACAGCGACCGGGCCATGCCGCAAATCGCCCTGGGTCTGCAGGCCAAGCGCCTGGATGCCGGCGGCCTGGAGGCCACGCTCAAGAGCCTGGGCGCCAAGACCCATGGTCTGGATCTCTATGTCAGTGCCACCAAGCTCTTGCTGGCGCAGAGCACGCTGGTGAACCTGACCCTGCGCGCCAGCAAGGCCAACCAGACGGGCCTGCTGGGCTTCGGCGGCACGGCCAGTTCCAGCCTCAGCCTCTGCCCCGAGGTCTCGGTGGCCTATCTCATCAGCAAGCATTTGGCGCTGGGCGCCGAGTACCGCGTCAAGCCCGACAAGCTCAACCCTTCGGCCCTGGGCGCGGCGCTGAAGGAAGACGACTGGTGGGACCTGTTCGTGGCCTGGGCGCCGAACAAGCGGGTCTCGATCACCGCCGCCTATGTCGACCTGGGCCGCATCGTGCCCGGCATCGTCTCGCGCCGTCAGAACGGCGCCTACCTCTCGGCCCAACTGGCGTTCTGA